In Phycisphaerales bacterium, the sequence GAGAGCCGCCTCAGCGCCTGGATGAGCCACCAGAGTCAGCCCCTCGCCAGCCGCGAGGAACTCTTCGCGCGCGTCCCGGGCATCCTCCAGAAACTCAACCTCGCCCCGGACGAGATCCTCTCCAAGGGCAACGACGCCCCCATCCCGCGCCCACCACACTGGGGCGGATACCACCTCATCGCCTCCAGCGTCGAACTCTGGCTCGGCGGCCCGGGACGCCTCCACGACCGTGCCCGCTGGACACGATCCGTCACCCTCCACGCCTCCACGCCCAGAACCGGCCCCTGGAGCGTCACACGGCTCAATCCGTGACGCCACGTCTCGCATTCGACGCCACCAGCAGCGACTGGATCATCCGATAACCCGCACGGAAGACCCAGATTCCAACCCACACTCAGGGGAGGTCCGCGCCATGCCGATGACCTCGTGGTGGTGGTGATTTCCATCACCCAGTCCATCGCGCCCAATCCCCAACTCACACGATGCCTCCCAAAGCCGACTCCACGACCGCCACCCTCCCCGCGCCCATCGCGTCCTCGCTCATGGACCGGCTCGCGACGCTCTCGATCCCCACGCCCGATCCCGTGGCGTTCCGGATCCTCGAACTGGGGTCCAACCCCGACGCCGGCATCCGTGAATACGCCGCCGTCCTCCGCTCCGATCCTGCCTGCGTCGCGCGCCTCCTTCGCCTCGCCAACTCCGCCTTCTGCGCCCAGCGTACCTCGGTCACCACGATCGAGCGCGCGTGCATGCTCCTGGGTGTCGGCCGCGTTCGCGCGGTCGCCCTGGGCATCCACCTCTCAAGGGCCGCCCAAGGCAGCACCGCCGATTCCTTCACGCGCCAGGTCTGGGGCGAGTCGCTCTTCCGTGCCTGCCTCGCCTCCTCGCTCGCCAAACTCTCCAACCCGACCTATCAGGGCGAGGCCTTCGTCATCGGTCTCCTCCTCGACGTCGGCGTCACGCTCCTCACCCGACTCTACCCGGGCCTCTACCCCACGCGTGAGTCGCGCGATCTTTCCCCAGCCGTCCGTGCCGCGTGGGAACGCGAGCACCTGGGCGTCTCCCACGCCGATGTCGCCGCCGCCCTCACGCTGATGTGGAAACTCCCCGATCTGCTCGCGTTCCCCATCGCTCACCACCACCAGGTCCCGCGAGATCTCACGCGCCCCGAGCCGGTCCATCGCCTCCACCGTCTCGCCTACGCCGTTGGCATCGTGGAACTCGCGGCCTCACCCGCGCGCACCAGGCCCGACACGCTCCCCAGCGTCGCCTCTCCCACGCGTCACGCCATCGCTGAACGCCTCCTCACCATCGACCACCACCAGTCCGAGGCCGCTCTCGCCGCCGCCCGCGCCGAGTACGCCCTTCTCGCCGACACCTTCACCGACATCGCGCAGCCGATCGACATCGCCGACGCCATGCTCGAGCGCATGCAAACGTTGCTCACAACCACGGTCGACCAACTCCTCCTCGAGACCATGGGCCCAGGCCCCAACGAGCCCCTCGCCCAACTCACTCTGGGCGGGCACCGCATC encodes:
- a CDS encoding HDOD domain-containing protein, translating into MPPKADSTTATLPAPIASSLMDRLATLSIPTPDPVAFRILELGSNPDAGIREYAAVLRSDPACVARLLRLANSAFCAQRTSVTTIERACMLLGVGRVRAVALGIHLSRAAQGSTADSFTRQVWGESLFRACLASSLAKLSNPTYQGEAFVIGLLLDVGVTLLTRLYPGLYPTRESRDLSPAVRAAWEREHLGVSHADVAAALTLMWKLPDLLAFPIAHHHQVPRDLTRPEPVHRLHRLAYAVGIVELAASPARTRPDTLPSVASPTRHAIAERLLTIDHHQSEAALAAARAEYALLADTFTDIAQPIDIADAMLERMQTLLTTTVDQLLLETMGPGPNEPLAQLTLGGHRIEIQRENTGKLTAFLYDSKGQRLVGHSFFPSDESASTIAGALGLSIAPNDDLEPLNRLLDQASTSTRPS